Proteins encoded in a region of the Sander lucioperca isolate FBNREF2018 chromosome 4, SLUC_FBN_1.2, whole genome shotgun sequence genome:
- the LOC116034376 gene encoding antifreeze protein Maxi-like, whose product MLLLVLIQLLLIASANAQISSTAEATTAAATTAVATTAAATTAIATTAAATTAATTAAATTAAATTAAATTAAATTAAATTAAATTAAATTAAATTAVATTAAATTAVATKTAAITTNTTATNTAAAHAGITYMSSLVVCHFSVILYKFPFAL is encoded by the exons ATGCTTCTGCTAGTTCTGATACAGCTCCTGCTCATCG CATCAGCAAATGCTCAGATTTCATCAACTGCAGAAGCCACAACTGCAGCAGCTACGACCGCCGTAGCCACCACAGCCGCAGCTACGACTGCAATAGCCACGACGGCCGCAGCCACCACCGCAGCCACAACGGCCGCAGCCACCACCGCCGCAGCCACGACGGCCGCAGCCACGACGGCCGCAGCCACCACCGCCGCAGCCACGACGGCCGCAGCCACGACGGCCGCAGCCACCACCGCCGCAGCCACGACCGCAGTAGCCACGACCGCCGCAGCTACAACTGCCGTAGCAACGAAGACAGCAGCGATAACGACAAACACCACTGCCACTAACACTGCTGCTGCACATGCTGGGATCACGTACATGAGCAGTCTGGTTGTGTGTCACTTCAGTGTCATTCTCTACAAGTTCCCATTTGCACTGTAA